The Mesorhizobium sp. INR15 region CCTGGAAGCAGGGCCGCGTGTTACGCGCGGCGAACTGGTGGCGCGCTTCCGCAACTCGACCCGTCGCAGCGACTGGATGTCGCCCTATCCGCCTGCCGCATGGGCGCCGCACCCCGTCTACCAGCCCGAGTCGAACAACTATCTCGTGCAGGCTGGGCCGTATCCTTACCCCGCCGAATATATCCGTCAGGTCGGTGGGACGACGTGGCACTGGGCGGCGCATGCCTGGCGCAACGTTCCCAACGATTTTAGGATCAAGAGCCTCTACGGCGTCGGTGCCGACTGGCCGATGACCTATGAGGATCTCGAACCCTTCTATCAGGAAGCCGAGGAGATCATGGGCGTCTCCGGCGCACCCAACACGGGTTCCCCGCGCACAAAGCCCTTTCCGATGGAGCCCGTGGCCGAGCCTTATGCCATGGCGCGCCTGCGCGAGCGGCTTGCCTCTGACTATCAGGTCGTGACCAACACCACGGCGCGCAATAGCCGCCCCTATCACGGGCGGCCAGCCTGTTGCGGCAACAACTCCTGCCAGCCGATCTGCCCCATCGATGCCCAGTTCCATGGCGGGCTTGCCGCGCAGTACGCCGAGGCGGCCGGGGCAAGGTTGGTTCCAAACGCCAATGTCTACAGGCTCGAACATGACGAGAAGGGCCATATCGCGGTCGCCCTCTATTACGATCCCGACAAGATCTCGCACCGGGTGACGGCTAAGACCTTCTTCGTCGCCGCCAATGGCATTGAAAGCCCTCGCCTGCTGCTGCTGTCGGCCAGCTCCAAATTTCCGACCGGACTTGCCAACAGTTCCGACATGGTCGGCCGCAACCTGATGGATCACCCCAGCACCTCGCTTACCTTCGACGCAGACGAGGAGGTGTGGCTGGGGCGCGGGCCGCAGAGCCCGAGCTCCATCAATACGATGCGCGACGGCGCGTTCCGCTCCGAACATGCGCCCTACCGACTCGATTTCACCAACATCTCGCGTGTCGATGGTGCGACGAAGAGCCTGATCGCGGCGGGCGTCTACGGCAGCGAACTCGAAAAGCGCCTGCGCTACAGTGCTGCGCGCGAGGTGAACGTGAAGAACGTGCTGGAGGTACTGCCTGACCCCGCGCACCGGATCACGCTAAGCTCGGAAAAGGATGCGATGGGCATCCCCAAGCCCGAGGCGCATTATGCAATAGTCGATTATACCGTACGCGGCCACGAGCGATCCCAGCAGGATTTTAAGCGCATCGCTGAGCTGATGGGCGGTACCAATCTACGCTTCAGCAAGGAAGGCGACTTCGCCAACAACCAGCATATCTGCGGCACGCTGAGCATGGGCAGCGACCCCAAGACCTCAGTCTGCGATGGGTACGGTCGCGCGCACGACCATGAGAACCTGTTTCTCGCGAGTACCGGCGTGCTGCCGACATCGGCGACCTGCAATTCGACGGAAAATGGCCTGGCGGTGGCGCTGCGCTCTGTCTCGCATCTTCTGGGGCAGCAGGGGACCGCGGCTGGCGGCGCTGCCGGGGAGGCAAAGTCATGAGCCGCGCCATGCCCCGCCTGTATCGTTGCCTGGGTGCCGCTTTGACGTTGTTGTTCGCGACATGGGTATTCGCAAGCCCTACCTTCAGCGCGGATGCGGATCAGATTGCCCGTGGCAAATATATTGCCACGGCGTCAGATTGCGTGGCATGCCACACCGCACCCGGCGGCGCGGCCATGGCCGGCGGCTTGTCCATCGCTACGCCGATCGGCACGATCGTCGCCACCAACATCACGCCGTCGAAAGAAGACGGCATCGGCAACTATACGCTGGAGCAGTTCGACGCCGCTTTGCGCAAGGGCGTGCGCGCCGACGGTAAGCATCTCTATCCGGCCATGCCCTACACGTCCTATGCGCTGCTTTCCGACGACGACGTCGCCGCGCTCTATGCCTATTTCATGAACGGCGTGATACCAGTCGAAACCCGCCCCGCCGAAACTAAGCTGCCGTTCCCGTTCAACATCCGCCTCTCGATGGCGGCGTGGAACCTGCTGTTCCTCGACAAAGGTCCCTACCAGCCCGACCCCGCGCATGACGCCGAATGGAACCGTGGCGCCTATCTGGCGCAGGGACCGGCGCATTGCGGCACCTGCCACACACCCCGCAATCTGTTCATGGCGGAAAAGACATCCGCAGAAATGGCCGGCGGCGATGTCGGCTTCTGGCATGCGCCCAACATCACGTCCGACGCCAATAGCGGCGTCGGCGGCTGGACCGTCGACGAACTGGTCGCCTATATGCGCGACGGTCACGCGGCGGGCAAGAGCCAAGCGGCAGGCCCGATGGCGGAAGCCGTCGACAACAGCCTACGTCTCCTGACGCCCGAAGATCTGAAGGCAATCGCGGTCTACGTGAAATCCATTCCGGCGGTTCAAGACGCTGCCGACACGCAGCCCGTCTTTGCCTGGGGCAATCCGTCGAACGATCTGGCGAGCATACGCGGCGTGGCGCTGCCGCAAAATCTGGGCGCCATGACCGGGCCCCAGCTCTATGACGCCTATTGCGCGACCTGCCATCAGGCCGATGGGCAGGGCAGTTTCGAAGGCGGCCTGCCGCCGCTGCTGCACAACACCGCGCTCGGCCGGGAAAACACCAACAATCTGGTGATGGTGATGCTGGAAGGACTGCATCACCAACCGGACATCCTGATGCCGGGCTTTGCCAAGGAGCTTTCGGATACACAGGTTGCGACTCTAGGCACCTACCTGATCCAGCATTTCGGCAACCCGGCCGCGAAGGTGGACGTCGCGCAAGTCGCTAAACTCCGCGCCGGCGCCGTCTCCACAATTTTGGTCACGATCGCCCAAGCAGCCGTGGCGCTCGGGATCATCGTCATGCTCGGGCTTATCGGGCTGTGGTTCTTTCGCCGACGTAGAAGAACCGTCGCGATCCCGCATTGAGCGCATGCCTCGGCAGGAGGTTTTGAACTGCTTATGTTGCCTCTCGCCGCGCTTGATCACGCGAATGGATGTTCTTGTAGAGGAATCTATATCGCTGTGGACAAACGCGGGCTTAGGTTCTGCTTGCTGTTGACCATTCGCAAGGGCCGCAAGAGCGATGCGTGAGATCAACTGATAGTGGTATCATGCATCGACGCCGTACAAACAAGCTGACAATCAGGCTCAAAACGCGAACAATAACAAAGGCGCGGAGTGATTTTACGTCGACCCACAACATCACCGAAAGGAGAGCCCCATGACCACGCACAGGGTAGGCTATTTTATCGGAAGCCTTGCCAAGCGATCGATCAACCGTAAGCTTGCCAGCGCTTTAGTGCGGCTGGCGCCGCCGGAACTCGTAATGTCGGAGATATTGTTCAAGGACCTGCCGCTATACAGCTACGATTATGATGTTGATTATCCGCCTGTTGCCAAGTCGTTCAAGGCCGCGATCGCGGCAGTAGATGCCGTGCTCTTCGTCACTCCGGAATATAACCGCTCCATACCCGGAGGGCTAAAAAACGCGATCGACTGGGCGAGTAGGCCCTATGGCACCAATTCCTTCACCCGCAAGCCTTCGGCGGTCATCGGCACCTCGCCAGGCGCTATCGGCACCGCCGTCGCCCAGCAGAGTCTGCGCAGCGTGCTCAGCTTCTGCAATTCTCCGCAGATGAATGCCCCCGAAGCTTATATCCAGTTCACGCCGGGGCTGATCACCGATGACGGCGAGGTCACCAATGACGGCACCGCCGAGTTCCTCAGCAACTACATGGCCGAATTCCACACTTTCATCGCAAGGGTCCGTTCGGTGCTTCCCAAGGATGCTTAGACGCTGACATGGAAGCGCCACGGCGGCGTCGAAATCGGCTAGGTGCGCCGGCAGCGCGAGGACTGGCAGCGTGACGCCACGCGCGATCTGGCGACTGGCACGATCGGTGCTCCGATCGAGGCCTATGACGCGCAAGGCATGGTGCACAAGGCTGCGGCGCGCGACGAAGCGCGCAGCAATCTGGTCGAGCGCTGGGATCGCGACAAGCGTTCGCAGCCACGGGCAAGCCGGATCATTCTCACCCACACAAACGACGCCGTGCGCGCGCTCTCGACGCGATCTTGCGCAGCGGAACGGTGGACAGACAGCGCAGTCCCGAGCAGGTGCGTGAATTGACGGATGCTCAATCGCATCGTGCTTGCTCTCCAGCTTGAAACGGAAATCCGCACCGGGCTGGACATCGGTCCGGGCCGCTAAGCAGACCGTTTCGTCGAACGCTGGCAGAAACTCGACCGCACGATCCAGCGTCAATACCAGGCCGGCGACATGCCCGCGTACAAGTCAACGCGGTCGGCCATGTCCGACATTACCAAAGCCTCGAACGCGATCCGCAATCGATCCTTGCCAATCAATAATAAGGCGCTTGGCATCCAGGTTGAATCCGGCCGGCGTCTGGGCGTGGAACTCGCGTTCAACCACGGCATCAGCGTGGGAAGGGACATTGGCCTGTGACACCCTCGGCCTATCCGCCGCCGTTCATACGCTTCAGTCATCTGATACGACTAACCTGATTGCGCCCAGCATCAGTTCGTCCTGTCTGTGCCAGCAGATATCAGCAACAACCACTGAGAAGCAGGGGAGCCATGTCCGAGCCGGATCGTATTATACGCCTGAAAACCGTCCTTGCCCGGACCGGCCTGTCCCGCTCGACTATCTATCGCAAGATCGCCGAAGGCACGTTCCCCGCTCAGATCCAGATCAGCGTCAATGGTGCTGGCTGGCGCGAATCCGATGTTAATATGTGGGTAGAAAATCCCGCATATTGGAGGCCGAGGCGAGAAGGTGATAAAATCCGATAAATCCGAATGCGAACTATGGAAAATGATAGCGTGCATCTTTGCGATGCAATTTTCTGTGGAAAAATGGAATCGAACCATGGGTGAAGTTTAAAATTGGGTAATTCTGCGGGTAATGGCCGTTGCCTACATGGAAGATTAAGCAATAAAATCAAATATATAGACTGCTAGTGTGAATCCGCGTCTGGCACCATCTTTCTTTCACGAATCTATTTCATGGTGCCGCCGGAAGGCCGCTGTCGTATCCGCTGTGCAATGCAGTGGAACGAACGACGCGTCGAGCAAAAAAACGGTGGCAAGCCGCGCCAGAAAATGTTGAAGACGGTGCCGGATGCACTGAGGCCAGTGTGATCGGGTTGCGCTCGGCATGGCTTGATGATTTGTTGCCATTTTAGGGAGAACGAATGATGCGAGAGCCTCTCGGTCAGGATGAATACGGGTCGGCGAACCCCTTTGATCCGGACGACCTTTCGACGTTGAATGCGATCGGCCCGGCTATCGGAGGCGGAAACGACTTCGAAAAATACGCGGTTGCGGTGATCATCGTCTTCGGCGCGCTGATCATTGGCGGCTTGATGGCCGCCTCAATGGTCTTCGGACATCGCAACGGTTTTCTCTATGCGCTCGGCGCCGCCACGGCGGCGTGGATTTCCGGCAATGCGCTTTTGCTCGACAGGCCGCGCATCTACGCGCTCTTTGTCGGCATCGCGGCGCTGATGCTGGTTGCGTCCACCATCACGCTGGTTATCTGATCCTGACTGAAACCTGAGCACCGGCCTTCCAGGCCGATGCTTGGTTCAAAAAGGTCAGGCTTTGCGCTCTCAGAACGCACAGCACCCTAATAGCCCAACGCTTCGCCCGATGCGGCACGGCTGTCGATAGCGCCGTTGTAGCGCGCTCCGCCGCCCTTCTCGATTTCCGCCAGGCTCTTGCCGCCGACCAGGATACCGGCCGCCTGCCCCCAGGTCTGGTCGGCGAGGTCGAGGTGATAGCCCATGCCGGCCAGCAGCTTTTCGGTGTCCGGCGACAGGCCGAACGGCTCGATATAGACCGTGTCGGGCAGCCACTGGTGATGGATGCGCGGCGCGTCGATTGCTTCCTGGATGTTCATGCCGTGGTCGATGACGTTGACGATCGCCTCCAGCGTGATGGTGATGATGCGTGAGCCGCCTGGGCTGCCGATGACCATGAACGGCTTGCCATCCTTGGCGACGATGGTCGGGCTCATCGAAGACAATGGCGTCTTCTTCGGCTGGATGGCATTCGCCTCGCCCTGGACCAGGCCATAGAGGTTGGGCACGCCCGGCTTCTGGGTGAAATCGTCCATCTCGTTGTTGAGCAGGATGCCGGTGCCGTCGGCGACGACGCCGGCGCCGAACGAGCCGTTCAAAGTATAGGTGACCGCGACCGCGTTGCCGTCCTTGTCGATGATGGAATAATGCGTCGTCTCCTTCGACTCGCCAAAACCCTTCGGCATCAAGTCCACCGAAACGCCTGCCCGGAACGGGTCGATCTTGCTTCTGATGTCCTTGGCGTAGGCCTTATCGAGCAGTTTCGAGACCGGATTGTCGACGAAATCCGGATCGCCCAGCGCCGAGTTGCGGTCGACATAGGCATGGCGCATGGCTTCGACCATGACATGAACGGTCTCGGCCGAACCGGCACCGAGATAAGACAGCGGATAGCCCTCCAACACGTTGAGGATTTCGCAGATGATGACACCGCCCGAACTCGGCGGCGGCGAGGACGTGATCTCGTAACCACGGTAATTGCAGGTCACCGGCTTCAGCTCACGCACCGCGTATTGTTCGAAATCCTGCTTGGCCAGAATGCCGCCCTTGGCACCGCTTGCCTTGACGATGGCATCGGCAATCGCCCCTTTGTAGAAGGCGTCCGGGCCTTTGTCGGAAATGGCTGATAGCGATGCGGCAAGGTCGGGCTGAAACAGCTTTTCGCCGATCACGTAGGTCTTGCCGTCCGGCTTGAGGAAGATCGCGGCAGCGGCTGGATCCTTGGCCAGCCTTGCGGCACTGCCGTCGAGCGAGGCGACATCGCCCTGGACAAGCGCGAAGCCATCCTTGGCGTAGCGTATGGCCGGCGCCATCAAGTCCTGCCGGGTCAGCGTGCCGTATTTCTCGCGTGCCATCTCGAAGCCTGCGACGGAGCCGGGCACGCCAACCGCTAGATAGCCGTCGAGACTGGCGCCCTTTACCGGGTTGCCGTCCTTGTCGAGATACATTGTCTTGGTGGCGGCCAACGGCGCGCGCTCTCGGAAATCAAGGAAAGTCGATGTGCCATCCTTGAAGCGGATGGTCATGAAGCCGCCGCCACCGATGTTGCCGGCATTGGGGTAGACGACGGCGAGCGCATAGCCGACGGCAACCGCCGCGTCGACGGCGTTGCCGCCCTTCTTCAGCACTTCGACGCCGACTTCCGAAGCCAGGTGCTGGGCCGTGACGACCATGCCGTTCTCGCCCTTGGCCGGTGCTGGAGATGCGGCGAAGACGGCAGCGGATGGCGTGAAGGCGAATGCAAGCGAAAGGGTGACGCCAATCAGCGTCCGGCGGGTCAAGGGCATGGCGGTGCTCCAGGTGCGGTGTGCTTAGAAAAGCTACTTGGGGCGCCCGAGTCCATCATCAATATGGGCGTACACAAATTGGTGTTCGGTCAGCCGAAGCCAGCCGGTCTCCCTCTCGTGGGCAGGGCGATCACATATAAGTTTTTTCGAAGAAGGCCCCCACCCTAACCCTCCCCACAAGGGGGAGGGAACGCTGCCGCGCACCTCATTGATCCATGTCATTGCACTGAACCTCGGCAATTCTGCTAAGTTTCAGTGCCGACCGGGTCTCCCTCCCCCTTGTGGGGAGGGATTAAGGGTGGGGTATTCGTAGAGCACCGCCCTGCGTCAGCCATATGCGATTGCCCGCCCACAAGGGGGAGATCAGCCAATCTCAAACAATTCCGCCGGAACCGCCGGCAACAGCTGGCCGTTCCGCCGCAACCTTCGCCCGGTAGCCCGCCGCTCGGTAAGCCGCGACCGGATCGATGGCGCCGCCGGTCTGCTGCCGTGCCATCGCCAGGATCGGCTCGACATCGGTGCGATAGGCGGCTTTCAGCGTCTGCGTGGCCATCAGCGCATCATTGGCGTCCTGGTAGCCTTCCAGCGCCTTGCGATCGACCAGCAAGGCCTGGGCGTAGGCGCGTTGCACCTCGACCGCCGATAGCATCAGGCTTTCGATCGGGTCCGTGACGTTGTGGCTCTGGTCCAGCATATGGGCTGGGTCAAAGCCCTCCGCGCCCGAGAGTTCGGCGTCGACCAGTTCGTTGAAGACCAGGAACAGGCGGTAGGGATCGATCGAGCCGGCATCGAGATCGTCGTCGCCATATTTCGAATCGTTGAAGTGGAAGCCGCCGAGCTTCTTGAACTGGATCAGCCGCGACACGATCATCTCGATGTTGACGTTGGGCGCATGGTGGCCAAGGTCGACCAGGCAGAAAGCCTTGTCGCCCAGCTCCTTTGATATCATGTAGTTGGTGCCCCAATCCTGCACGACCGTGGAATAGAAGGCCGGTTCATACATCTTGTGCTCGGTGAAGAGTTTCCAATCTTCCGGCAGCTCGGCATAGACAGCCTTCATGGCATCGAGATAGCGCTCGAACGCCTTGGCGAAATTGACCTGGCCGGGGAAGTTGGAACCGTCGCCGATCCACACGGTCAGCGCCTTGGAGCCCAGCGTCTTGCCGATTTCGATACATTCGAGATTGTGTTCGACAGCTTGCCGGCGCGTACCGGCATCGGCATGCGACAACGAGCCGAATTTGTAGGACAGTTTCTGGCCCTTGGCATCGGAAAACGTGTTCGAATTCATCGCATCGAAGCCCAGACCGAAACGCGAAGCGGCCTGCTTCAACCGGTTCGGATCGGCCTTGTCCCACGGTATATGCAGCGACACGGTCGGCGTCGCCCGGGTCAATTGCTGGATGACGGCACAGTCCTCGATCTTGTCGAAGATATCGCGCGGTTCGCCAGCACCAGGAAAGCGGGCGAAGCGCGTGCCACCGGTGCCAACGCCCCAGGAAGGAATTGCCACCGCGAATTTTTCGACCTTGTCGCGGATTGCGTCGATGGCGATGCCGCGACGGTCGAGCCGCTCGCCCAGCGAGGCGTAGTCGCGTTCAAGCGCTGTCTTGCGGGCCGCATTGTCCTTCTCGACGACGCTGGCGGAGATGATGGTTTCAGACAACTGCTATTTCCTCCCCAAAATTCGTTCGGCTGGCGATGCCCCTCATCCGCCTGCCGGCACCTTCTCCCCGTAGTGACGGGGAGAAGGAAGCTCCTAGCGCGTAAAGCTCTGTGCGTTACCCGCGTCGACGTTGATGATGTTGCCGGTCGATTTGGCCGACATGTCGGAGGCGAAGAAATAGATCGCTTCGGCAATATCCTCCGGGAAGACCGAACGCTTCAGCATCGAGCGCGAGCGGTAATGCTCCTCAAGATCGTCGGTCGACATCTTGTAGGCGGCGGCGCGCTGCTCCTTCCACTCGCCGGTCCAGATTTTCGAACCGCGCAGGACGGCATCCGGATTGACGACATTGACGCGGATCTGCGCTTCAGCGCCTTCCAGCGCCAGACAGCGCGCGAGGTGAATCTCGGCGGCCTTGGCCGTGCAATAGGCAGCCGCGTTGGGCGAAGCGGCAAGACCGTTCTTTGAGGCGACAAAGACGACATTGCCGCCGATCTTCTGTACCCGGAACAGCCGGAATGCCTCCCGTGAAACCAGGAAATAACCGGTCGACAGGATGTCCATGTTCTTGTTCCACAGCGCCAGCGACGTCTCCTCGATCGGCGCCGAGGAGGCAAGGCCGGCATTGGACACCAGGATGTCGATGCCGCCGAACTCAACCGACGTTTCGGCGAACCCCGAGATGACCTGATCTTCCGACGTGACGTTGATGAGCACCGGCCGCACGAAATCCTTGCCATAGGCCTTGGCCAGCTCGTCATTGGCGCCGGCAAGCGCCTTCTCGTCGATGTCGGCGAGCACAACGCAGGCGCCCTCCCGCAGCAACCGGTTGGCCGTTGCCCGGCCAATGCCGCCGGCGCCGCCGGTGACCAGCGCGATCTGGCCGGCGAGCGACTTCGGCTTCGGCATGCGCTGCAACTTCAAATCCTCAAGCAGCCAATACTCGATGTTGAAGGCTTCCTGCTCCGGCAGGCCGACATAGGACGACACAGTCGAGGCGCCGCGCATGACGTTGATGGCGTTGACGTAGAATTCGCCCGAGATGCGCGCGGTCGCCTTGTCGCCGGCGAAGGTGAACATGCCGACGCCGGGCATCAGATAGACCACCGCATTGGGATCACGGATGGCGGGCGAGTCGGCATGCTTGCAGCTGTCGTAGTAGGCCTGGTAGCCGGCGCGATAGGCGGCCACGTCATCGGCCAAGCGCGCGATGACCGCCTCGACGTCAGGGTTGGCGGGGTCGAACTCGATCACCAGCGGCCTGATCTTGGTGCGCAGGAAATGATCGGGGCAAGAGGTGCCTAGTGCCGCCAACGGACGCATATCCCTGGAATTGACGAATTCGAGCACGGCGGGCGAGTCGTCGAAATGGCCAAGCTTGTGGCTCTTTTCGGAAATCAGGCCGCGTATCCTTGGCATCAGCTTGGCGGCAATCGCGCGGCGTGCCGGCGCGTCGAGCGACTTGACCACTTCGCCGCCGAAGATCGCCACACCTTCGGAGCGGCGCTCGAACCATTCCATCGCCTGGTTGATCACCGAGATCGTCGTCTCATAGCATTCCTTCGGCGTATCGCCCCAGCTGAACAGGCCATGGCTTTCGAGAATGACACCCTTGGCCTGGGGATGCTCGACGCAGAATTTTTCGAGCCACAGGCCGAGCTCGAAGCCGGGACGTTTCCAGGGCAGCCAGCCGATGGCGTCACCGAAAATCTCCTTGGTCAGCGCCTTGGAATCCTTCGCCGCTGCGACGGCGATGATCGCATCGGGATGCATGTGGTCGACATAAGGCTTTGGCACGAAGGCATGCAGTGGGGTGTCGATCGAGGCCGCGCGGGGATTGAGGTTGAAGGTGCAGTGGGGCAGATAGCCCACCATCTCGTCCTCATGCTCGACGCCGCGATAGAGCGCCTTC contains the following coding sequences:
- a CDS encoding bifunctional rhamnulose-1-phosphate aldolase/short-chain dehydrogenase, whose amino-acid sequence is MLDKRSGTRLANLWDDAKAASMGEPERLVYRSNTLGSDKRVTNYGGGNTSSKIWQKDPLTGQDVEVLWVKGSGGDSASIKLDGFATLYMDKLRALKALYRGVEHEDEMVGYLPHCTFNLNPRAASIDTPLHAFVPKPYVDHMHPDAIIAVAAAKDSKALTKEIFGDAIGWLPWKRPGFELGLWLEKFCVEHPQAKGVILESHGLFSWGDTPKECYETTISVINQAMEWFERRSEGVAIFGGEVVKSLDAPARRAIAAKLMPRIRGLISEKSHKLGHFDDSPAVLEFVNSRDMRPLAALGTSCPDHFLRTKIRPLVIEFDPANPDVEAVIARLADDVAAYRAGYQAYYDSCKHADSPAIRDPNAVVYLMPGVGMFTFAGDKATARISGEFYVNAINVMRGASTVSSYVGLPEQEAFNIEYWLLEDLKLQRMPKPKSLAGQIALVTGGAGGIGRATANRLLREGACVVLADIDEKALAGANDELAKAYGKDFVRPVLINVTSEDQVISGFAETSVEFGGIDILVSNAGLASSAPIEETSLALWNKNMDILSTGYFLVSREAFRLFRVQKIGGNVVFVASKNGLAASPNAAAYCTAKAAEIHLARCLALEGAEAQIRVNVVNPDAVLRGSKIWTGEWKEQRAAAYKMSTDDLEEHYRSRSMLKRSVFPEDIAEAIYFFASDMSAKSTGNIINVDAGNAQSFTR
- a CDS encoding AlpA family transcriptional regulator is translated as MSEPDRIIRLKTVLARTGLSRSTIYRKIAEGTFPAQIQISVNGAGWRESDVNMWVENPAYWRPRREGDKIR
- the rhaI gene encoding L-rhamnose catabolism isomerase, with amino-acid sequence MSETIISASVVEKDNAARKTALERDYASLGERLDRRGIAIDAIRDKVEKFAVAIPSWGVGTGGTRFARFPGAGEPRDIFDKIEDCAVIQQLTRATPTVSLHIPWDKADPNRLKQAASRFGLGFDAMNSNTFSDAKGQKLSYKFGSLSHADAGTRRQAVEHNLECIEIGKTLGSKALTVWIGDGSNFPGQVNFAKAFERYLDAMKAVYAELPEDWKLFTEHKMYEPAFYSTVVQDWGTNYMISKELGDKAFCLVDLGHHAPNVNIEMIVSRLIQFKKLGGFHFNDSKYGDDDLDAGSIDPYRLFLVFNELVDAELSGAEGFDPAHMLDQSHNVTDPIESLMLSAVEVQRAYAQALLVDRKALEGYQDANDALMATQTLKAAYRTDVEPILAMARQQTGGAIDPVAAYRAAGYRAKVAAERPAVAGGSGGIV
- a CDS encoding NADPH-dependent FMN reductase, which encodes MTTHRVGYFIGSLAKRSINRKLASALVRLAPPELVMSEILFKDLPLYSYDYDVDYPPVAKSFKAAIAAVDAVLFVTPEYNRSIPGGLKNAIDWASRPYGTNSFTRKPSAVIGTSPGAIGTAVAQQSLRSVLSFCNSPQMNAPEAYIQFTPGLITDDGEVTNDGTAEFLSNYMAEFHTFIARVRSVLPKDA
- a CDS encoding c-type cytochrome produces the protein MACHTAPGGAAMAGGLSIATPIGTIVATNITPSKEDGIGNYTLEQFDAALRKGVRADGKHLYPAMPYTSYALLSDDDVAALYAYFMNGVIPVETRPAETKLPFPFNIRLSMAAWNLLFLDKGPYQPDPAHDAEWNRGAYLAQGPAHCGTCHTPRNLFMAEKTSAEMAGGDVGFWHAPNITSDANSGVGGWTVDELVAYMRDGHAAGKSQAAGPMAEAVDNSLRLLTPEDLKAIAVYVKSIPAVQDAADTQPVFAWGNPSNDLASIRGVALPQNLGAMTGPQLYDAYCATCHQADGQGSFEGGLPPLLHNTALGRENTNNLVMVMLEGLHHQPDILMPGFAKELSDTQVATLGTYLIQHFGNPAAKVDVAQVAKLRAGAVSTILVTIAQAAVALGIIVMLGLIGLWFFRRRRRTVAIPH
- the ggt gene encoding gamma-glutamyltransferase, with product MPLTRRTLIGVTLSLAFAFTPSAAVFAASPAPAKGENGMVVTAQHLASEVGVEVLKKGGNAVDAAVAVGYALAVVYPNAGNIGGGGFMTIRFKDGTSTFLDFRERAPLAATKTMYLDKDGNPVKGASLDGYLAVGVPGSVAGFEMAREKYGTLTRQDLMAPAIRYAKDGFALVQGDVASLDGSAARLAKDPAAAAIFLKPDGKTYVIGEKLFQPDLAASLSAISDKGPDAFYKGAIADAIVKASGAKGGILAKQDFEQYAVRELKPVTCNYRGYEITSSPPPSSGGVIICEILNVLEGYPLSYLGAGSAETVHVMVEAMRHAYVDRNSALGDPDFVDNPVSKLLDKAYAKDIRSKIDPFRAGVSVDLMPKGFGESKETTHYSIIDKDGNAVAVTYTLNGSFGAGVVADGTGILLNNEMDDFTQKPGVPNLYGLVQGEANAIQPKKTPLSSMSPTIVAKDGKPFMVIGSPGGSRIITITLEAIVNVIDHGMNIQEAIDAPRIHHQWLPDTVYIEPFGLSPDTEKLLAGMGYHLDLADQTWGQAAGILVGGKSLAEIEKGGGARYNGAIDSRAASGEALGY
- a CDS encoding GMC family oxidoreductase; this translates as MADALSADFVVVGSGIIGSLVARKLALAGASVIILEAGPRVTRGELVARFRNSTRRSDWMSPYPPAAWAPHPVYQPESNNYLVQAGPYPYPAEYIRQVGGTTWHWAAHAWRNVPNDFRIKSLYGVGADWPMTYEDLEPFYQEAEEIMGVSGAPNTGSPRTKPFPMEPVAEPYAMARLRERLASDYQVVTNTTARNSRPYHGRPACCGNNSCQPICPIDAQFHGGLAAQYAEAAGARLVPNANVYRLEHDEKGHIAVALYYDPDKISHRVTAKTFFVAANGIESPRLLLLSASSKFPTGLANSSDMVGRNLMDHPSTSLTFDADEEVWLGRGPQSPSSINTMRDGAFRSEHAPYRLDFTNISRVDGATKSLIAAGVYGSELEKRLRYSAAREVNVKNVLEVLPDPAHRITLSSEKDAMGIPKPEAHYAIVDYTVRGHERSQQDFKRIAELMGGTNLRFSKEGDFANNQHICGTLSMGSDPKTSVCDGYGRAHDHENLFLASTGVLPTSATCNSTENGLAVALRSVSHLLGQQGTAAGGAAGEAKS